Genomic DNA from Methanofollis sp. W23:
GATCTTCTCGACCCCCCTTCGCTCGTCCCCCCAAGCCCCTGCACCAGGATAGGTCGTGGACGGTACTCCCTCTCCAAAGAATCTGCCTTCCCGACCTTATCTTCCCCCAGGGGTCCGGGGGCAGCGCCCCCGGTACGATCGATGGGGGAAAGCGAGTGATTCACGCTCATATCAGGAAAGAGTGAGGGTTTCTCAAAGCCCTTTCTCGGGCTCTGTAGAAATCCTCTTGATAGTTCTCTTTGACGGGGGGTTGCACCCCCCTGACCCCCCGCCACACGATAGGTCGAGGACGGCATCCCGTCTTTCAAGATCTTCTATTCAGCCTTCCCGCCCCAATCTTCATCCCGGGGGTCCGGGGGCAGCGCCCCCGGCGTGACTGTGTGGGAAGGCGATTGAGTCATCCTTGCGCCAAGAGGAAGTGAGGGTTTCTCAAAGCCCTTTCTCGAATTCTTTCTCAATTTTCACATCCATATCCCTGGTCCACTCTCTTCTCACCCGCTCCTCGCCCCCGGCGTCACCCCGGTATAGACCCTGATCACCTCGTCGTAGCGGTCGTAGCCGACATACACCTTCTCTTCTTCTTCGTTCTCGCACTCCCAGAAGTACGGCCTGAGAGGGGCGTCGCAGCCCATGCTCACCACACGCGCCGTCCAGTTCCCACCGGTATATCCCGCCCTGCCGAGTGCCCAGGTCGCCTCCCCGAGGGAGAGGCGCGTGAGTGCGGCGGCAGGGTCGGGGTGGCCGAATTTCCATTCCTTGAAGTGCGGTGAGGTGCCAGCCCCGGCAAGCGAGACCTCTGCGACGGCGGCAAGTTCGTCGTCCTGGAAGAAGGGGATTAGACAGAAGTCATGGAGGGTACGGTCCAGCGACGTCACCTGGACAGCGTCGCCGGCGACTGCATCGGTAAGGACTGACCTGGCATGCCGCTCTGCCTCAGCGACAGGTGCCTGGACCTCTTCGGGCGGGATTGTCTCGAGTGAAACCACCGGCACCTCCTCACCCGGCGTCCAGGTCATGGGGGCGAGGGGGAAGATGCTCACCAGAGAACCCTGAAACTCCTTCTCTGTGTCCTCGAAGATGAGGTCGTTGATGATGGTGCGCTCTTTCTGCACCGCATCAAACCAGGTGCCGGTCAGGCAGGAAAGAGAGTACTGAGCATCGCCTGCATTGTACGAATGAAGTCTCAACTCAAGCGTATGCGACCCGGCACGATCAGTCTTCCAGGCGTCGGTGTGGGAATACCCTTCAGTGTCCCAGACCGTCAGTTCATATCGCGCCCACTGGCCGTCGAGATTCTGATCGCCGGTGTTGTTGCAGAGGGCCGTGAAGGTGTTCGTCCCCACCGGTGCCGTGACCGGACCGTTCTCGATCACTTCGGCGGTGTCCGCCGTCCCGTTCGTGTGCATCAGGCCAAGATTGATGGTCGCACAGGGCAGCGCCCCTGCCGACGAGACCAGCATGACCGCAACCCCGACCAGGACGACGATACCCGCCCCACATGGTTTTCTTGCTCTTTTCAAGAGATTCATTCCTGAGCGCCTCCGCGGCGCCTCGGTCACGGGCAGATGAAATGGAAAAGAGTCGAGATGGCCCCGTATTCAACCAAAACTCCAGAGAAGTGCCTGACCTGTCGCCGCGCGTGAAATTATATTTCATTGGATATATGTGGCTTTCGTTTAAAATTGAACCATCAGGAGAAATATTATCCCCAGGTCTCGCTCACGCTTGCGCGTGAAGAGATCATACCCCCTCTCCCCTCCCATGAAGGTCGGGCTCTTGCTCCTCGCCGCCGGCCTTCTTGCGCTCTCAGTCTATGGTGCGGCGTCGCTCCTCCCCCAGGAAGGCCCCCACGAGATCGCCATCATGACGACGACCGACCTCCACGGCCATATCTTCCCCTACGCAAACAAGACCGGCGCATCCATCGGGGGTATCGAGCGGATCGCACGCGCAAAGGACGCGATCGCCACAGAGGTCGACGGGTGGGTGCTGCTCTCGGCCGGGGACGACCTGACCGGTCCGCTGTACGCCACCTATGGCGGCGAGCCAGAACTGGAGGCCATGAGCCTCGCGGGCTACACCGCGGCCTGTCCGGGCAACCACGAGTTCGATTATGGGGCGGCGCATTACCTGAACGCCACCCGCCATGCCGGGTTCCCCCTCCTCTCGGCAAACCTCGTGACCGACGACCCCGCCCTTGCCGCGGTCATCAGGCCCTCCATGGTCGTCGAGGTCGACGGGACCTCCATCGGGCTCTTCGGCCTGATCACCCCTGACCTCGCCCTCATCACCAACCCTGGCCCGAATGTCACGGTCGACCCCGACTATGTGGGCGTGGCCAGGGGCGAGGTGAAGACCCTCAGGGAGGAGGGCGCCGAGATCGTCGTCGCCCTCTCGCATATGGGCGCGGCCTGCGACGAAGATCTTGCAAGGCAGGTGGAGGGGATCGATCTTATCGTCGGCGGGCATGACCATACCTATCTCTGCGAGAATGTCGAGGGGCCTGGAGACTGGACGACGGTCATCGTCCATGACGGCAGTCAGGGCGAGCGCCTCGGGGTTCTGAGGTGTGCGATCACCGGCGACGGGATCGAGGACTGGCAGTGGGAGACGGTGCCGATGGACGACTCGGTCGGATATGACCGGGCGATCAGGGAGTACCTCGCCCCCTTCCAGGCGGCGATGAAGGCGCAGGAACAGGAGGCGATCGGCGAGAGCACGGTGGCGGTCGACGCTGTGAAGGCGCACCTGCGCACGAGGGAGATGCCGCTCGGCGACCTCATCGCCGACGCCTGGCTGGCATGGTTCGGCGAGGCCGATCTCGCCGTCGTCAACAGCGGGGGGATCAGGGGCGACCGCGTCTTCCCGGCAGGTCCGGTGACGCACGGGATGCTCGCCGAGATCCTTCCTTTCGGGAACGAGGTCGTGATCGTCCGCATGAACGGGACCGAGGTCCGCCAGATCTGTGAGATGAGCGCCTCGGCCCTCGGCCCCGACTTCGAGGGCATCCAGGAGTCGGGGTTCCTCCAGGTCGGGGGCGTGCAGATGACGATCGATCCGGGCAGGCCCGCCTATGCCGCGGTCTATAACGGGAAAGCGGTACAGGAAGTGGTGTGCAAGGGCGCACGGGTCGAGTCGGTTCTTGTCAGGGACGGCGAGGCGTGGGTGCCGGTCGAGGACGAAGCGATGTACACCGTCCTGGTCAATGAGTATATGGCGGAAGGGGGCGACGGATATGCCCTCTTCGCCGGGATCCCGGTGGAGAGAAAGGTCAGGACCGGGGTCAAGGCCATTGAACCGGTGGAGGCCTATGTCAGGGAGTACTCCCCTCTCACCCCGGTCACCGACGGCCGGATCACCTCTGTCCTGTCAGGTCCGCCCTCACCCGTGGTAGTGGCGACGTGACTCCTCGATGATCCCCAAGTTTTCGATCCTCTCCGCTTCGGCCTCGCCGTGGAGGGTGCGGGCGCCGGTGTCCTGCCGCGCCGGGCAGTATGGGCAGAGGGAGAAGGGGACGTCCCCTTCCTTCTCTCTCACCGGGCAATAATAGGTCTCGCCCTCAGCATAGACCTCGAGCCCGCCAGGAAACGGCGTCCCGACCGGGTGGGCAGGGCGGCCGCAGACGTACATCGTGTAGGCCGCAAGGAGGTACTTGAGGACAAGGAGGTCGGGCACTTTCCCGGCCGCCACCCTGGCCCGGCATGCTTCCGCGACCATCTCGGCATAGGCCGGGAGCGAGGGGTCCACCGGTCCGTCGTCGAGGGGTTTTTTCCCCTGGCAGGTGAGGGCAAGGTCGTGGTATGCCCCCATCACCTGCTCCTCCACCTTCGGGAGGAGGAGGCGCCGGTATCCGGGTTCGAGGTCTTTGGTCTTTCTCCTGAAGTTCTCCATCATCGCCCGCAGGTCGGTGACCTGGAAGGAGGAGATCCCGCGCCCGACGGCCGCGAGGAGTTCACGTCTCGTCTCCGCATCTTTCATCTCAGCACAGATCACGTCCACCTCGTCGAGAGTGAACACTCTCCTCCTCTCCCCTTGCGTCGGGGCGAGCACCTCCTCCCACATCGCCGGGCCGGGGTTTGGGGGCAGGGGAGTGTCTGCGGGTGATGAAAGGCGGAAAAATCTCTTGAAGAATCCTGGTCGCACTGCATGAGGTCGGTGCCATAGGGAGAAAAGGGTGCGTGTCGGGGCCAGGGATCTATGCGCCCTGACCTGGTGTCAGCCTGGAGATGACCCTGATCTCATCGTTTTTCAGGTCGTAGCCAATGTATACCTTCTCCCCTCCTTCATTCTCAAACTCCCAGCAGAACGGCATGACCGGTTCCTCGCGGGGGATGCTCACCATACGTGCCGTCCATTTCTGGTCTGGATACCCGGCATCGCCGAGCATGACGATCGCCGTAGTGAACGGCGGGCGCATCCACGCAACTGTTCCAGAAAGGTCATGCCTCCACCGAGAAAATCTCGGGGTCCCGTTCTCAAGGACGGTGATCTGTGCAACTGCGGTGATATCTTCCCTGGAGAAGGGGATGAGGTAGAAGTCGGGGGCGTTCCGGTCCAGTGACCGTACCAGAGCGGCGTCGCCGGCGATGGCCCCGGTGAGGTTTGCGGTGAAGTGGCGTTCTGCCTCGGTGACGACCGCCATGATCTCGCCTGGAGGGACGGTCTCAAACGAGATCTCAGGGGCTCTGTCTCCGTGATGCAAGACCAGCAGGGCTCCGAGTCCGACGAACGCCGCTATGAAGGTCAGGAGGAGGAACGCAGAGATCACCCTGTATTTCATCTGGATCGACCAGTTCTACAGCCAGATGTGACATTTGCGTGGATATATATTTTTTGAGCAGATTGGGGGAGGGAGCAGGCAGGTTTGGGCTGAAGGGTTTTCACCTCCCTGCCCCTGTCATGAAGATTGGCAGGGGGTGGCAGGTCGGCGATCAAAAAGACACCCTCATCTGATCCCCGGCGCTGCGACTCCCCGTCTTTTCCCCTTGCGGGTAAACGACCACGAGCAAGTTCAAGAAGATTTATGGGCTCTTTAGAATCCCTCACTTGTCGTGGGGAGAGTGCGTGTCATCTGCCATGCTATAGTCTTTCGCCGGGGTCGGCACGCCCCCCCGCCACAGAGAGCCATGAGGAATTCTACAAAGCCCGGGACAATCTTCACCTGGACCCTTCACCCTCATGCAGATAATACTCGGCCGCACACTCGGCCGCGTCCCTGAAGGCCCTGGTCACCCCGCCTGGGCCGAGTTTGATCCTGCCAAAGATCCTGGAGACGACGAGGGCGTGGCGGTCGAGGGCGTGCTTTTCCAGGACCCCGAGGAGGGCCTTGCCTGGGTGGCCGACCTCGCCGTCGTTCTTGGTCGTCTCGACCGGGGTGTTGCCTGAAAGGAACCGCACGGCAGAGCAGTGGTGGGCGGCCTTGCGGTACGCTTTTCTGTGGAGGTCGAGCACCTCCGCCATCTCGTCAGGGTCGTCAAGGGCATAGAGATGGGCGTAAAAGCGCGATCTTTTCACCTCAGTCTTCACCGCAGCAAGTTCGCGCATCACCCTCATGGTTTGATGGGCCGGCATATAGAGACGCCCGAAAGGTATATGAACCCGTATCGCCTGTCCGGCAGCATGCACGCGATGGTACGCTTGCTGGCCCTCGGCGCCCTGGTTGCCTTTGTCATGGCGGCGGGGTGTACGGGGGAACCAGGGACAGGGACGGTGACGCCCACGCCCACACCGATCGAGATGAACGTGACGGTAACCGAGACCGAGACAGCGAATGAGACGGTGAATGAGACCGAGACGATGCCTGAGACCACGGTCGGGGTCGTGAACGAGACCTCCAATGAGACGATAAACGAGACCGAGACTGAAGAAATCGAGCCCTCAGGGGAGAGCGTGACCTTTGACCTGAGCGCCCTGAACAATGAGTTCAACACCGACGAGATCAGTGTCCCGGCCGGTGCGCCGGTGATCATCAACTTCGACAACCAGGACGAGGGAGTCGACCACAACTTTGCGGCGTACAAGACCGATGCCGCCGTCGAGGTGATCTTCCGCGGCGATGTCATCACCGGCCCGGCCGAGGTCTCCTACACCTTCACCGCACCTGAAGAGCCGGGGACCTACTTCTTCCGCTGCGACGTCCACCCGACACAGATGACCGGTGACTTCATCGTGACCTGAGAAGACTGGATCGTCTGATGAAAGAGAGGGAGGCCTCATACCTCTCCTTTCTCAGGAGCGGCGAACTTGCACGCCGGGCCGATG
This window encodes:
- a CDS encoding DUF2115 domain-containing protein, coding for MFTLDEVDVICAEMKDAETRRELLAAVGRGISSFQVTDLRAMMENFRRKTKDLEPGYRRLLLPKVEEQVMGAYHDLALTCQGKKPLDDGPVDPSLPAYAEMVAEACRARVAAGKVPDLLVLKYLLAAYTMYVCGRPAHPVGTPFPGGLEVYAEGETYYCPVREKEGDVPFSLCPYCPARQDTGARTLHGEAEAERIENLGIIEESRRHYHG
- a CDS encoding bifunctional UDP-sugar hydrolase/5'-nucleotidase; protein product: MKVGLLLLAAGLLALSVYGAASLLPQEGPHEIAIMTTTDLHGHIFPYANKTGASIGGIERIARAKDAIATEVDGWVLLSAGDDLTGPLYATYGGEPELEAMSLAGYTAACPGNHEFDYGAAHYLNATRHAGFPLLSANLVTDDPALAAVIRPSMVVEVDGTSIGLFGLITPDLALITNPGPNVTVDPDYVGVARGEVKTLREEGAEIVVALSHMGAACDEDLARQVEGIDLIVGGHDHTYLCENVEGPGDWTTVIVHDGSQGERLGVLRCAITGDGIEDWQWETVPMDDSVGYDRAIREYLAPFQAAMKAQEQEAIGESTVAVDAVKAHLRTREMPLGDLIADAWLAWFGEADLAVVNSGGIRGDRVFPAGPVTHGMLAEILPFGNEVVIVRMNGTEVRQICEMSASALGPDFEGIQESGFLQVGGVQMTIDPGRPAYAAVYNGKAVQEVVCKGARVESVLVRDGEAWVPVEDEAMYTVLVNEYMAEGGDGYALFAGIPVERKVRTGVKAIEPVEAYVREYSPLTPVTDGRITSVLSGPPSPVVVAT
- a CDS encoding cupredoxin domain-containing protein; the encoded protein is MHAMVRLLALGALVAFVMAAGCTGEPGTGTVTPTPTPIEMNVTVTETETANETVNETETMPETTVGVVNETSNETINETETEEIEPSGESVTFDLSALNNEFNTDEISVPAGAPVIINFDNQDEGVDHNFAAYKTDAAVEVIFRGDVITGPAEVSYTFTAPEEPGTYFFRCDVHPTQMTGDFIVT
- a CDS encoding YigZ family protein, yielding MPAHQTMRVMRELAAVKTEVKRSRFYAHLYALDDPDEMAEVLDLHRKAYRKAAHHCSAVRFLSGNTPVETTKNDGEVGHPGKALLGVLEKHALDRHALVVSRIFGRIKLGPGGVTRAFRDAAECAAEYYLHEGEGSR